The Salvelinus fontinalis isolate EN_2023a chromosome 31, ASM2944872v1, whole genome shotgun sequence genome has a window encoding:
- the LOC129829851 gene encoding PDZ domain-containing protein 4-like isoform X1, which yields MGCNMCMVQKPEEQYRVMFQKGQISNMLCSLDGEGRLKVNGKELSRLSGDPTLDVKDPLLSHVLRRGTRRRVGHAGRLAGLDGTVAVTGGLTDCVDSGTQTDISFQHILTLGRTAHNPCGAPPPPPSPSPPLPPILEPYLLNELLLEPEYYDPNNYFDITQQEGDLRQDELEYEEVELYKSRQQDKLGLTVCYRTDDEEDLGIYVGEVNPNSIAAMDGRIREGDRILQINGVDIQNREEAVAILTREDSTNISLLLARPEIENDNQLDPDELELEVLDNAVHLPSPHQLRNGASVLDAEPEVMGGGRVGSRGWGHRDSPSLLHTVLSNSQELDSGVGRTDESTRNEESSEHDLLGDDQTSAPTTNATNTPGSMRRFHSGQGDRDTPPLLHGHSAEFHFSTDSLLGLDCLGGGGGGGGAVDLAGERVYTADPVRMMAGLTEEECDRYRELLEIKCYYEKNGNALLLLGEHGGHGQGGDGGIPLDVNRNENLMQHEVALLEEELRHLEFKCRNILRAQKMQQLRERCLKAWPQEEEEESGAGGGAGAGRVALLVSEESCHHELSDINELPERERSDKDSTSAYNTGGESCRTTPLVTEQYPSLSAHGRSSLEGGDSASLQCRTPSRHRERGGRRDERGQANLNQPYSPNSHRRGAEAKTSSPGGEKFRSLSRNGAARRGSEGGAGHPKTNGTVEGRGRGHSAENSPYLSRRHSGPRIPQRYQSCMQLRSPCTSEGLERPREGSDSPMSLGSTCKDIHQGPVSMPSLPILPPLPPPASPRMEWKVKVRSDGSRYVAKRPIRDRLLKARAMKIREERSGMTTDDDAVSEMKMGRYWSKEERKQQLLRAREQRRRREFMMQSRLDFLRESHGSGQHRAPQGQEPTTILELSHRRSQKKRSRRILDNWITIQELLAHGTRSPDGKKVYNPLLSVTTV from the exons GTGAATGGTAAAGAGCTGTCTCGTCTCTCTGGGGACCCCACCCTGGATGTGAAAGACCCGCTGCTGTCTCACGTGTTGAGGAGGGGGACCCGACGGCGGGTGGGACATGCAGGGCGACTAGCGGGGCTAGACGGGACAGTAGCAGTGACAGGGgggctgactgactgtgtggacaGCGGCACTCAGACTGACATCAGTTTCCAGCACATCTTGACCCTGGGAAGGACCGCCCACAACCCATGTGGAGCCCcgccccctcccccttccccctctccaccGCTGCCACCCATCCTGGAACCCTACCTGCTCAATGAGCT TCTCCTAGAGCCTGAATATTATGACCCCAACAACTACTTTGACATCACTCAGCAAGAGGGGGATCTCCGACAGGATGAGTTAGAATACGAG GAGGTGGAGCTGTATAAGTCTCGTCAGCAGGACAAGCTGGGGTTAACGGTGTGCTACCGGACAGACGATGAGGAGGATCTGGGGATCTATGTGGGCGAG GTCAACCCCAATAGTATAGCTGCTATGGATGGCCGTATCCGAGAGGGGGATAGAATATTACAG ATAAACGGGGTGGACATCCAGAACAGAGAGGAGGCGGTGGCCATTCTTACCAGGGAGGACAGTACCAACATCTCCCTGCTCCTGGCCCGGCCCGAAATAGAG AATGACAACCAGCTGGACCCAGATGAGCTGGAGCTGGAGGTTCTGGACAATGCCGTCCATCTGCCTAGCCCCCATCAGCTGAGGAACGGGGCCTCCGTGCTCGATGCAGAACCAGAGGTCATGGGTGGTGGTAGGGTGGGAAGCCGTGGGTGGGGTCACCGTGACTCTCCTAGCCTCCTCCACACGGTGCTGAGTAACAGCCAGGAGTTGGACAGCGGGGTGGGCCGTACGGACGAGAGCACCCGCAACGAGGAGTCCTCAGAACATGACCTGCTGGGAGACGACCAGACCAGCGCCCCCACCACCAACGCCACCAACACCCCCGGCAGCATGCGCAGGTTCCACTCTGGCCAGGGGGACAGGGACACCCCACCCCTGCTCCATGGTCACTCCGCAGAGTTCCACTTCAGCACAGACTCTCTGCTGGGGCTGGACTGTctgggtggtggaggaggaggggggggggctgttgacCTGGCAGGGGAGAGGGTCTACACAGCTGACCCAGTGAGGATGATGGCTGGACTGACGGAGGAAGAGTGTGATAGGTACAGGGAGCTCCTGGAGATCAAGTGCTACTATGAGAAGAATGGCAACGCTCTTCTGCTGCTGGGGGAGCATGGGGGTCACGGGCAGGGGGGCGATGGGGGGATTCCTCTGGATGTGAACAGGAATGAGAACTTGATGCAGCATGAGGTGGCCCTCCTGGAAGAGGAGCTACGCCACCTGGAGTTCAAGTGTCGTAACATCCTGAGGGCCCAGAAGATGCAGCAGCTCCGGGAGCGCTGTCTGAAGGCATGGccccaggaggaagaggaggagagcgggGCCGGAGGTGGGGCCGGGGCTGGGCGGGTGGCTCTTCTGGTTAGCGAGGAGTCCTGTCACCATGAGCTGTCAGACATTAATGAGCTCCCTGAGAGGGAGCGCTCTGACAAGGACAGCACCAGCGCCTACAACACAGGAGGGGAGAGCTGCAGGACCACCCCTCTGGTCACCGAACAgtacccctccctctctgcacATGGCCGCAGCAGCCTGGAGGGGGGAGACTCAGCCTCTTTGCAGTGTCGGACTCCCAGCCGGCACAGGGAGAGGGGGGgcaggagggatgagagggggcAGGCTAACCTGAACCAGCCCTACTCCCCTAACTCACACAGAAGGGGAGCGGAAGCCAAGACCTCCAGCCCGGGAGGGGAAAAGTTCAGATCCCTATCCCGCAACGGGGCGGCCAGGAGGGGGTCGGAAGGAGGTGCGGGACACCCCAAAACCAACGGGACagtagaggggaggggaagaggacaTAGCGCTGAGAACAGCCCTTATCTGTCCCGCCGTCACTCTGGCCCCAGAATCCCCCAGCGCTACCAGAGCTGCATGCAGCTGAGGTCCCCCTGTACCTCCGAGGGCCTGGAGCGACCTAGGGAGGGCAGCGACAGTCCCATGAGCCTGGGTAGCACATGCAAGGACATCCACCAGGGCCCTGTGTCCATGCCCTCCTTacccatcctccctcccctcccgccGCCAGCCTCACCACGTATGGAGTGGAAGGTCAAAGTACGAAGCGACGGCTCCCGCTATGTTGCCAAGCGTCCCATTAGGGACCGCCTCCTGAAGGCCCGGGCCATGAAGATCCGGGAAGAGCGCAGTGGCATGACCACGGACGACGACGCCGTCAGCGAGATGAAGATGGGCCGCTATTGGTCGAAAGAGGAAAGGAAGCAGCAGTTGCTGAGGGCCAGGGAGCAGCGCAGACGCAGGGAGTTTATGATGCAGAGCCGGCTGGACTTCCTGAGGGAGTCGCATGGCAGTGGACAACACAGGGCTCCACAGGGACAGGAGCCCACTACCATCCTGGAGCTGAGCCACAGGAGGAGCCAGAAGAAACGGAGCCGTAGGATCCTGGATAACTGGATCACCATCCAGGAACTACTTGCTCACGGGACCAGGTCACCTGACGGGAAGAAGGTCTACAACcctctgctgtcagtcaccactgTTTAA
- the LOC129829851 gene encoding PDZ domain-containing protein 4-like isoform X3, whose protein sequence is MLCSLDGEGRLKVNGKELSRLSGDPTLDVKDPLLSHVLRRGTRRRVGHAGRLAGLDGTVAVTGGLTDCVDSGTQTDISFQHILTLGRTAHNPCGAPPPPPSPSPPLPPILEPYLLNELLLEPEYYDPNNYFDITQQEGDLRQDELEYEEVELYKSRQQDKLGLTVCYRTDDEEDLGIYVGEVNPNSIAAMDGRIREGDRILQINGVDIQNREEAVAILTREDSTNISLLLARPEIENDNQLDPDELELEVLDNAVHLPSPHQLRNGASVLDAEPEVMGGGRVGSRGWGHRDSPSLLHTVLSNSQELDSGVGRTDESTRNEESSEHDLLGDDQTSAPTTNATNTPGSMRRFHSGQGDRDTPPLLHGHSAEFHFSTDSLLGLDCLGGGGGGGGAVDLAGERVYTADPVRMMAGLTEEECDRYRELLEIKCYYEKNGNALLLLGEHGGHGQGGDGGIPLDVNRNENLMQHEVALLEEELRHLEFKCRNILRAQKMQQLRERCLKAWPQEEEEESGAGGGAGAGRVALLVSEESCHHELSDINELPERERSDKDSTSAYNTGGESCRTTPLVTEQYPSLSAHGRSSLEGGDSASLQCRTPSRHRERGGRRDERGQANLNQPYSPNSHRRGAEAKTSSPGGEKFRSLSRNGAARRGSEGGAGHPKTNGTVEGRGRGHSAENSPYLSRRHSGPRIPQRYQSCMQLRSPCTSEGLERPREGSDSPMSLGSTCKDIHQGPVSMPSLPILPPLPPPASPRMEWKVKVRSDGSRYVAKRPIRDRLLKARAMKIREERSGMTTDDDAVSEMKMGRYWSKEERKQQLLRAREQRRRREFMMQSRLDFLRESHGSGQHRAPQGQEPTTILELSHRRSQKKRSRRILDNWITIQELLAHGTRSPDGKKVYNPLLSVTTV, encoded by the exons GTGAATGGTAAAGAGCTGTCTCGTCTCTCTGGGGACCCCACCCTGGATGTGAAAGACCCGCTGCTGTCTCACGTGTTGAGGAGGGGGACCCGACGGCGGGTGGGACATGCAGGGCGACTAGCGGGGCTAGACGGGACAGTAGCAGTGACAGGGgggctgactgactgtgtggacaGCGGCACTCAGACTGACATCAGTTTCCAGCACATCTTGACCCTGGGAAGGACCGCCCACAACCCATGTGGAGCCCcgccccctcccccttccccctctccaccGCTGCCACCCATCCTGGAACCCTACCTGCTCAATGAGCT TCTCCTAGAGCCTGAATATTATGACCCCAACAACTACTTTGACATCACTCAGCAAGAGGGGGATCTCCGACAGGATGAGTTAGAATACGAG GAGGTGGAGCTGTATAAGTCTCGTCAGCAGGACAAGCTGGGGTTAACGGTGTGCTACCGGACAGACGATGAGGAGGATCTGGGGATCTATGTGGGCGAG GTCAACCCCAATAGTATAGCTGCTATGGATGGCCGTATCCGAGAGGGGGATAGAATATTACAG ATAAACGGGGTGGACATCCAGAACAGAGAGGAGGCGGTGGCCATTCTTACCAGGGAGGACAGTACCAACATCTCCCTGCTCCTGGCCCGGCCCGAAATAGAG AATGACAACCAGCTGGACCCAGATGAGCTGGAGCTGGAGGTTCTGGACAATGCCGTCCATCTGCCTAGCCCCCATCAGCTGAGGAACGGGGCCTCCGTGCTCGATGCAGAACCAGAGGTCATGGGTGGTGGTAGGGTGGGAAGCCGTGGGTGGGGTCACCGTGACTCTCCTAGCCTCCTCCACACGGTGCTGAGTAACAGCCAGGAGTTGGACAGCGGGGTGGGCCGTACGGACGAGAGCACCCGCAACGAGGAGTCCTCAGAACATGACCTGCTGGGAGACGACCAGACCAGCGCCCCCACCACCAACGCCACCAACACCCCCGGCAGCATGCGCAGGTTCCACTCTGGCCAGGGGGACAGGGACACCCCACCCCTGCTCCATGGTCACTCCGCAGAGTTCCACTTCAGCACAGACTCTCTGCTGGGGCTGGACTGTctgggtggtggaggaggaggggggggggctgttgacCTGGCAGGGGAGAGGGTCTACACAGCTGACCCAGTGAGGATGATGGCTGGACTGACGGAGGAAGAGTGTGATAGGTACAGGGAGCTCCTGGAGATCAAGTGCTACTATGAGAAGAATGGCAACGCTCTTCTGCTGCTGGGGGAGCATGGGGGTCACGGGCAGGGGGGCGATGGGGGGATTCCTCTGGATGTGAACAGGAATGAGAACTTGATGCAGCATGAGGTGGCCCTCCTGGAAGAGGAGCTACGCCACCTGGAGTTCAAGTGTCGTAACATCCTGAGGGCCCAGAAGATGCAGCAGCTCCGGGAGCGCTGTCTGAAGGCATGGccccaggaggaagaggaggagagcgggGCCGGAGGTGGGGCCGGGGCTGGGCGGGTGGCTCTTCTGGTTAGCGAGGAGTCCTGTCACCATGAGCTGTCAGACATTAATGAGCTCCCTGAGAGGGAGCGCTCTGACAAGGACAGCACCAGCGCCTACAACACAGGAGGGGAGAGCTGCAGGACCACCCCTCTGGTCACCGAACAgtacccctccctctctgcacATGGCCGCAGCAGCCTGGAGGGGGGAGACTCAGCCTCTTTGCAGTGTCGGACTCCCAGCCGGCACAGGGAGAGGGGGGgcaggagggatgagagggggcAGGCTAACCTGAACCAGCCCTACTCCCCTAACTCACACAGAAGGGGAGCGGAAGCCAAGACCTCCAGCCCGGGAGGGGAAAAGTTCAGATCCCTATCCCGCAACGGGGCGGCCAGGAGGGGGTCGGAAGGAGGTGCGGGACACCCCAAAACCAACGGGACagtagaggggaggggaagaggacaTAGCGCTGAGAACAGCCCTTATCTGTCCCGCCGTCACTCTGGCCCCAGAATCCCCCAGCGCTACCAGAGCTGCATGCAGCTGAGGTCCCCCTGTACCTCCGAGGGCCTGGAGCGACCTAGGGAGGGCAGCGACAGTCCCATGAGCCTGGGTAGCACATGCAAGGACATCCACCAGGGCCCTGTGTCCATGCCCTCCTTacccatcctccctcccctcccgccGCCAGCCTCACCACGTATGGAGTGGAAGGTCAAAGTACGAAGCGACGGCTCCCGCTATGTTGCCAAGCGTCCCATTAGGGACCGCCTCCTGAAGGCCCGGGCCATGAAGATCCGGGAAGAGCGCAGTGGCATGACCACGGACGACGACGCCGTCAGCGAGATGAAGATGGGCCGCTATTGGTCGAAAGAGGAAAGGAAGCAGCAGTTGCTGAGGGCCAGGGAGCAGCGCAGACGCAGGGAGTTTATGATGCAGAGCCGGCTGGACTTCCTGAGGGAGTCGCATGGCAGTGGACAACACAGGGCTCCACAGGGACAGGAGCCCACTACCATCCTGGAGCTGAGCCACAGGAGGAGCCAGAAGAAACGGAGCCGTAGGATCCTGGATAACTGGATCACCATCCAGGAACTACTTGCTCACGGGACCAGGTCACCTGACGGGAAGAAGGTCTACAACcctctgctgtcagtcaccactgTTTAA
- the LOC129829851 gene encoding PDZ domain-containing protein 4-like isoform X2, translating into MGCNMCMVQKPEEQYRVMFQVNGKELSRLSGDPTLDVKDPLLSHVLRRGTRRRVGHAGRLAGLDGTVAVTGGLTDCVDSGTQTDISFQHILTLGRTAHNPCGAPPPPPSPSPPLPPILEPYLLNELLLEPEYYDPNNYFDITQQEGDLRQDELEYEEVELYKSRQQDKLGLTVCYRTDDEEDLGIYVGEVNPNSIAAMDGRIREGDRILQINGVDIQNREEAVAILTREDSTNISLLLARPEIENDNQLDPDELELEVLDNAVHLPSPHQLRNGASVLDAEPEVMGGGRVGSRGWGHRDSPSLLHTVLSNSQELDSGVGRTDESTRNEESSEHDLLGDDQTSAPTTNATNTPGSMRRFHSGQGDRDTPPLLHGHSAEFHFSTDSLLGLDCLGGGGGGGGAVDLAGERVYTADPVRMMAGLTEEECDRYRELLEIKCYYEKNGNALLLLGEHGGHGQGGDGGIPLDVNRNENLMQHEVALLEEELRHLEFKCRNILRAQKMQQLRERCLKAWPQEEEEESGAGGGAGAGRVALLVSEESCHHELSDINELPERERSDKDSTSAYNTGGESCRTTPLVTEQYPSLSAHGRSSLEGGDSASLQCRTPSRHRERGGRRDERGQANLNQPYSPNSHRRGAEAKTSSPGGEKFRSLSRNGAARRGSEGGAGHPKTNGTVEGRGRGHSAENSPYLSRRHSGPRIPQRYQSCMQLRSPCTSEGLERPREGSDSPMSLGSTCKDIHQGPVSMPSLPILPPLPPPASPRMEWKVKVRSDGSRYVAKRPIRDRLLKARAMKIREERSGMTTDDDAVSEMKMGRYWSKEERKQQLLRAREQRRRREFMMQSRLDFLRESHGSGQHRAPQGQEPTTILELSHRRSQKKRSRRILDNWITIQELLAHGTRSPDGKKVYNPLLSVTTV; encoded by the exons GTGAATGGTAAAGAGCTGTCTCGTCTCTCTGGGGACCCCACCCTGGATGTGAAAGACCCGCTGCTGTCTCACGTGTTGAGGAGGGGGACCCGACGGCGGGTGGGACATGCAGGGCGACTAGCGGGGCTAGACGGGACAGTAGCAGTGACAGGGgggctgactgactgtgtggacaGCGGCACTCAGACTGACATCAGTTTCCAGCACATCTTGACCCTGGGAAGGACCGCCCACAACCCATGTGGAGCCCcgccccctcccccttccccctctccaccGCTGCCACCCATCCTGGAACCCTACCTGCTCAATGAGCT TCTCCTAGAGCCTGAATATTATGACCCCAACAACTACTTTGACATCACTCAGCAAGAGGGGGATCTCCGACAGGATGAGTTAGAATACGAG GAGGTGGAGCTGTATAAGTCTCGTCAGCAGGACAAGCTGGGGTTAACGGTGTGCTACCGGACAGACGATGAGGAGGATCTGGGGATCTATGTGGGCGAG GTCAACCCCAATAGTATAGCTGCTATGGATGGCCGTATCCGAGAGGGGGATAGAATATTACAG ATAAACGGGGTGGACATCCAGAACAGAGAGGAGGCGGTGGCCATTCTTACCAGGGAGGACAGTACCAACATCTCCCTGCTCCTGGCCCGGCCCGAAATAGAG AATGACAACCAGCTGGACCCAGATGAGCTGGAGCTGGAGGTTCTGGACAATGCCGTCCATCTGCCTAGCCCCCATCAGCTGAGGAACGGGGCCTCCGTGCTCGATGCAGAACCAGAGGTCATGGGTGGTGGTAGGGTGGGAAGCCGTGGGTGGGGTCACCGTGACTCTCCTAGCCTCCTCCACACGGTGCTGAGTAACAGCCAGGAGTTGGACAGCGGGGTGGGCCGTACGGACGAGAGCACCCGCAACGAGGAGTCCTCAGAACATGACCTGCTGGGAGACGACCAGACCAGCGCCCCCACCACCAACGCCACCAACACCCCCGGCAGCATGCGCAGGTTCCACTCTGGCCAGGGGGACAGGGACACCCCACCCCTGCTCCATGGTCACTCCGCAGAGTTCCACTTCAGCACAGACTCTCTGCTGGGGCTGGACTGTctgggtggtggaggaggaggggggggggctgttgacCTGGCAGGGGAGAGGGTCTACACAGCTGACCCAGTGAGGATGATGGCTGGACTGACGGAGGAAGAGTGTGATAGGTACAGGGAGCTCCTGGAGATCAAGTGCTACTATGAGAAGAATGGCAACGCTCTTCTGCTGCTGGGGGAGCATGGGGGTCACGGGCAGGGGGGCGATGGGGGGATTCCTCTGGATGTGAACAGGAATGAGAACTTGATGCAGCATGAGGTGGCCCTCCTGGAAGAGGAGCTACGCCACCTGGAGTTCAAGTGTCGTAACATCCTGAGGGCCCAGAAGATGCAGCAGCTCCGGGAGCGCTGTCTGAAGGCATGGccccaggaggaagaggaggagagcgggGCCGGAGGTGGGGCCGGGGCTGGGCGGGTGGCTCTTCTGGTTAGCGAGGAGTCCTGTCACCATGAGCTGTCAGACATTAATGAGCTCCCTGAGAGGGAGCGCTCTGACAAGGACAGCACCAGCGCCTACAACACAGGAGGGGAGAGCTGCAGGACCACCCCTCTGGTCACCGAACAgtacccctccctctctgcacATGGCCGCAGCAGCCTGGAGGGGGGAGACTCAGCCTCTTTGCAGTGTCGGACTCCCAGCCGGCACAGGGAGAGGGGGGgcaggagggatgagagggggcAGGCTAACCTGAACCAGCCCTACTCCCCTAACTCACACAGAAGGGGAGCGGAAGCCAAGACCTCCAGCCCGGGAGGGGAAAAGTTCAGATCCCTATCCCGCAACGGGGCGGCCAGGAGGGGGTCGGAAGGAGGTGCGGGACACCCCAAAACCAACGGGACagtagaggggaggggaagaggacaTAGCGCTGAGAACAGCCCTTATCTGTCCCGCCGTCACTCTGGCCCCAGAATCCCCCAGCGCTACCAGAGCTGCATGCAGCTGAGGTCCCCCTGTACCTCCGAGGGCCTGGAGCGACCTAGGGAGGGCAGCGACAGTCCCATGAGCCTGGGTAGCACATGCAAGGACATCCACCAGGGCCCTGTGTCCATGCCCTCCTTacccatcctccctcccctcccgccGCCAGCCTCACCACGTATGGAGTGGAAGGTCAAAGTACGAAGCGACGGCTCCCGCTATGTTGCCAAGCGTCCCATTAGGGACCGCCTCCTGAAGGCCCGGGCCATGAAGATCCGGGAAGAGCGCAGTGGCATGACCACGGACGACGACGCCGTCAGCGAGATGAAGATGGGCCGCTATTGGTCGAAAGAGGAAAGGAAGCAGCAGTTGCTGAGGGCCAGGGAGCAGCGCAGACGCAGGGAGTTTATGATGCAGAGCCGGCTGGACTTCCTGAGGGAGTCGCATGGCAGTGGACAACACAGGGCTCCACAGGGACAGGAGCCCACTACCATCCTGGAGCTGAGCCACAGGAGGAGCCAGAAGAAACGGAGCCGTAGGATCCTGGATAACTGGATCACCATCCAGGAACTACTTGCTCACGGGACCAGGTCACCTGACGGGAAGAAGGTCTACAACcctctgctgtcagtcaccactgTTTAA